The following proteins come from a genomic window of Streptomyces sp. NBC_00539:
- a CDS encoding DUF6817 domain-containing protein, whose amino-acid sequence MPLPAALVCAVLRLLDDLGVSAAPHPGGTLGAHLQRVQQQLEHWRARPALQLAGLCHAFYGTDGFATAALPLAERSRLTALIGAEAESVVYLYASCDRGFSYPALADADAAFRDRFTGRTFVPTLRLRRDFAELSAANELDIARVDAGFRERSGADLLAFFTRLRPLLGPQAWQDCTAVLGPPQDRR is encoded by the coding sequence ATGCCGCTTCCCGCCGCCCTCGTCTGCGCCGTCCTGCGCCTCCTGGACGACCTCGGGGTCTCGGCCGCCCCTCATCCCGGCGGCACCCTCGGCGCGCACCTGCAACGGGTCCAGCAGCAGCTGGAACACTGGCGGGCCCGGCCCGCGCTGCAACTCGCCGGGCTGTGCCACGCGTTCTACGGCACGGACGGGTTCGCCACCGCTGCGCTGCCCCTCGCGGAGCGCTCCCGGCTCACGGCACTGATCGGCGCCGAGGCCGAGTCCGTCGTGTACCTCTACGCGAGCTGTGACCGCGGCTTCTCCTACCCGGCGCTCGCCGACGCCGACGCGGCGTTCCGGGACCGGTTCACCGGCCGCACCTTCGTCCCCACGCTCCGCCTGCGCCGGGACTTCGCGGAGCTCTCGGCCGCCAACGAGCTGGACATCGCCCGTGTCGACGCGGGCTTCCGCGAGAGGTCGGGCGCCGACCTCCTGGCCTTCTTCACCCGGCTCCGTCCGCTGCTCGGCCCGCAGGCGTGGCAGGACTGCACGGCCGTACTCGGTCCGCCGCAGGACCGCCGCTGA
- a CDS encoding PRC-barrel domain-containing protein, which yields MSINVWGYREGSGRVDALDLTGYKVEAADGGIGKVSKHSDEVDSSYIVVDTGPWIFGREVLLPAGTVTRVDAQDRTIHVDRTKDQIKAAPEFAGDQHVEDPAYYSRIGGYYGNLLG from the coding sequence GTGAGCATCAACGTGTGGGGTTACCGCGAGGGATCGGGCCGGGTGGATGCCCTGGACCTGACGGGTTACAAGGTCGAGGCGGCGGACGGCGGGATCGGCAAGGTCAGCAAGCATTCCGACGAGGTCGACTCGTCGTACATCGTCGTGGACACCGGACCGTGGATCTTCGGCCGGGAGGTCCTGCTCCCCGCGGGCACGGTCACCCGCGTCGACGCGCAGGACAGGACGATCCACGTGGACCGGACGAAGGACCAGATCAAGGCGGCCCCCGAATTCGCCGGGGACCAGCACGTCGAGGACCCCGCCTACTACAGCCGGATCGGCGGATACTACGGCAACCTCCTGGGCTGA
- a CDS encoding rodlin — protein MLKNMMITAAATAAAIGAGAAVAAPAMAIGNDNGVNTVNGNGAAQIYGNQKTEGAMSPQLSLVQGTLNKPCIGLPAKVNAQSLVAVIANIGVQDINVLSNPQNQQCTENSTQAKGDESLSHILDNIPVLSGNLSANS, from the coding sequence ATGCTGAAGAACATGATGATCACCGCAGCAGCCACCGCCGCCGCGATCGGCGCGGGCGCTGCCGTCGCCGCCCCGGCCATGGCCATCGGCAACGACAACGGGGTCAACACCGTCAACGGCAACGGCGCCGCGCAGATCTACGGCAACCAGAAGACCGAGGGCGCCATGAGCCCGCAGCTGAGCCTGGTCCAGGGCACGCTGAACAAGCCCTGCATCGGCCTGCCGGCCAAGGTCAACGCCCAGTCCCTGGTGGCGGTCATCGCCAACATCGGTGTCCAGGACATCAACGTCCTGTCCAACCCGCAGAACCAGCAGTGCACCGAGAACTCCACCCAGGCCAAGGGCGACGAGTCGCTGTCGCACATCCTGGACAACATCCCCGTCCTGTCCGGGAACCTGTCCGCCAACAGCTGA
- a CDS encoding MFS transporter — protein sequence MTRTSAPSRTRRPSRLGYAGAGAVFAIGMAGTTLPTPLYGLYRQELGFSDLTVTLVFAAYAVGVIFTLLVAGGYSDVAGRRPVLLYALGLGALSALCFLLEGGLPLLFAGRVLSGFSAGLLSGVGTVAVLELAPPEHKARAGLVATAANMGGLGCGLLLAGVLAEYAPAPLTLPFVTHLVLLAVACAVVLALPETVDDARRWAPLRPQGLSVPASARGVFVPCALAAFAGFALLGLFTSLAPSFLAETLGVHNHAVVGLVIFSVFLGSTLGQWLAGHIAVARALPLGCLILVAGLLLVAASLWAESLALLVAGALGGGLGQGVAFRAGLSAVGDAAPAAHRGATTSSFFVVAYTGISLPVVGVGALTLWLGLVGAGLTFSACAILVTTATGLYLLRHPPAS from the coding sequence ATGACACGCACCAGCGCCCCCTCCCGTACCCGCCGCCCGAGCCGGCTCGGATACGCGGGCGCCGGGGCGGTGTTCGCCATCGGTATGGCCGGCACGACGCTGCCCACCCCGCTGTACGGGCTGTACCGGCAGGAGCTGGGGTTCTCGGACCTGACGGTGACGCTGGTCTTCGCCGCCTACGCGGTCGGCGTGATCTTCACCCTCCTGGTGGCGGGGGGCTACTCCGACGTCGCGGGGCGCCGCCCGGTCCTGCTCTACGCGCTCGGCCTGGGGGCCCTGAGCGCGCTCTGCTTCCTGCTGGAGGGGGGCCTGCCACTGCTGTTCGCCGGCCGGGTGCTGTCCGGGTTCTCGGCCGGGCTGCTCAGCGGGGTGGGTACGGTCGCGGTGCTGGAGCTGGCTCCGCCGGAGCACAAGGCGCGGGCCGGTCTCGTCGCGACCGCCGCCAACATGGGCGGGCTGGGCTGTGGCCTGCTGCTCGCGGGAGTACTGGCCGAGTACGCCCCCGCGCCGCTCACCCTGCCCTTCGTCACCCACCTGGTCCTGCTCGCGGTGGCGTGTGCCGTGGTGCTCGCGCTGCCCGAGACGGTGGACGACGCCCGTCGGTGGGCGCCGCTGCGGCCCCAGGGCCTGTCGGTCCCGGCGTCCGCCCGCGGCGTGTTCGTCCCGTGCGCGCTGGCCGCGTTCGCCGGGTTCGCGCTGCTGGGCCTGTTCACCTCGTTGGCGCCGAGCTTCCTGGCCGAGACGCTGGGCGTGCACAACCACGCGGTGGTGGGGCTCGTGATCTTCTCGGTGTTCCTCGGCTCGACGCTGGGCCAGTGGCTGGCGGGCCACATCGCGGTGGCGCGGGCGCTGCCGCTGGGCTGTCTCATCCTGGTGGCCGGTCTGCTGCTGGTCGCCGCCTCGCTCTGGGCCGAGTCCCTGGCCCTGCTGGTGGCCGGCGCCCTGGGCGGTGGTCTGGGGCAGGGCGTGGCCTTCCGCGCCGGGCTCAGCGCGGTGGGCGACGCGGCGCCGGCCGCGCACCGGGGCGCGACGACCTCCTCGTTCTTCGTGGTGGCCTACACGGGGATCTCGCTGCCCGTGGTGGGCGTCGGCGCCCTGACCCTGTGGCTGGGCCTGGTCGGCGCCGGGCTGACGTTCAGCGCGTGCGCGATCCTCGTGACCACCGCCACGGGCCTGTACCTCCTGCGGCACCCCCCGGCGTCGTGA
- a CDS encoding flavin reductase family protein has protein sequence MAELDLDPFTDVIDGPMYVVTTAADEEQAGCLVGFASQCSIDPARYMVWLSKANHTFGVARRATHLTVHVLRREQRELARWFGSETGDRVDKFERVSWRPSEAGTPVLAEACAWFVGRIEERVPGGDHVGFLLAPTEQSPPVQGAPALLRFSDVKDFEPGHPA, from the coding sequence ATGGCGGAGCTGGACCTGGATCCGTTCACCGACGTGATCGACGGCCCCATGTACGTGGTCACGACCGCGGCGGACGAAGAGCAGGCGGGCTGCCTCGTCGGCTTCGCCTCGCAGTGCTCGATCGACCCCGCGCGCTACATGGTGTGGCTGTCCAAGGCCAACCACACCTTCGGTGTCGCCCGCCGGGCCACCCACCTCACCGTGCACGTCCTGCGGCGCGAGCAGCGCGAGCTGGCCAGGTGGTTCGGCAGTGAGACCGGCGACCGCGTGGACAAATTCGAGCGGGTCTCCTGGCGCCCGAGCGAGGCCGGCACCCCGGTGCTCGCGGAAGCCTGCGCGTGGTTCGTCGGGCGGATCGAGGAGCGCGTCCCGGGCGGTGACCACGTCGGTTTCCTCCTGGCCCCGACCGAGCAGTCCCCGCCGGTCCAGGGAGCGCCCGCGCTGCTGCGGTTCAGCGACGTGAAGGACTTCGAGCCGGGCCATCCGGCCTGA
- a CDS encoding FUSC family protein: MGIPTDPDTGTDTAGAGAERGASRALTQLRTGTGAAPAAARRAVRVTLAACVGFYTFLYVLHRTVPATYALFAAVSLAVLSRIPGTGRQRAAQLVRVLPLACVLVTLGTLLAVRTWVAVAGMLVIGFCLAFSSAAGPRQAGAAPGLQLLLILPCFPPYSPGDLGERLAGAVVGILLLILAEAWVLPDPPVRSYRDRAAEAAGVAARCAAALAAPPYALPRAAAGEAVAAGEALRPSKSPEAERPAGPGLRERALAHTGLAARTLLARLHALPAAAEGVPPLPESLVLMRAVEGAGREVAALLADLPPAGSARPREQDAEAVLVLWRARAELAAALPPKPADRRRQASVLEVADAALVLGEAADICVRGRRAATEGRGSGRFWYARMSAPRLWWHRLAAHAGPRSVHFQNAVRIALALAVARTIAGLDTLPHGFWAMLAVLSLTRTTAVQTRHTVRSALVGTCVGALAAGGVLTLAGTASTAYAFILPPLMLVAFATGPLHGVGWGQAMFTNVVAMAFAQLAPSDWRLAEYRFLDVLIGSVIGLACGLLAWPRGAHDELGRAVARLLRAAAAEVAATTRGSGGPGPAGAGEAGEPEESEVRRALVLTESAYAQYQGEAQRPAGPGADWQSALMAGHHVLWGSRRVRAAGGGPPAPVAERRVGEYGAWVAEGLRTAAERYDVPRSSAGPAGRSPAGAGPRTSDSSLDAPPRYYTAVAWLDFLTADLVRMAASHPAQRLVTP; encoded by the coding sequence ATGGGCATCCCTACGGATCCGGACACCGGAACGGATACGGCAGGTGCCGGCGCGGAGCGCGGAGCGTCCCGGGCGCTGACGCAGTTGCGCACCGGCACCGGCGCCGCGCCGGCCGCGGCCCGCCGGGCCGTGCGCGTCACCCTCGCCGCGTGCGTCGGCTTCTACACCTTCCTTTATGTCCTGCACCGCACGGTCCCGGCCACGTACGCCCTGTTCGCCGCCGTCTCGCTGGCCGTGCTGTCCCGGATCCCCGGGACGGGCCGCCAGCGGGCGGCGCAGCTGGTACGGGTGCTGCCCTTGGCCTGCGTGCTGGTCACCCTCGGTACCCTGCTGGCCGTACGGACCTGGGTCGCGGTGGCCGGCATGCTCGTCATCGGCTTCTGCCTGGCCTTCTCCTCGGCCGCCGGTCCCCGTCAGGCCGGGGCCGCGCCCGGATTGCAGTTGCTGCTCATCCTGCCCTGCTTCCCCCCGTACTCCCCCGGTGACCTGGGCGAGCGCCTCGCCGGCGCCGTCGTCGGGATCCTCCTGCTGATCCTCGCCGAAGCCTGGGTGCTGCCCGATCCGCCCGTGCGCTCCTACCGCGACCGGGCGGCCGAGGCGGCCGGGGTCGCGGCCCGGTGTGCCGCCGCGCTCGCGGCGCCGCCCTACGCCCTGCCCCGGGCGGCCGCGGGGGAAGCGGTGGCCGCCGGCGAGGCACTGCGGCCCTCCAAGTCCCCGGAAGCGGAGCGGCCCGCCGGCCCCGGGCTCCGGGAGCGGGCCCTGGCCCACACCGGCCTCGCGGCGCGCACGCTCCTCGCCCGGCTGCACGCCCTGCCCGCCGCGGCGGAGGGCGTCCCGCCGCTGCCGGAGAGCCTGGTCCTGATGCGGGCGGTGGAGGGGGCGGGACGGGAGGTCGCCGCGCTCCTGGCGGACCTCCCGCCCGCCGGCTCCGCCCGCCCCCGGGAACAGGACGCCGAGGCCGTACTGGTCCTGTGGCGGGCGCGCGCCGAGCTCGCGGCCGCCCTCCCCCCGAAACCCGCCGACCGGCGCCGGCAGGCGAGCGTGCTGGAGGTGGCCGACGCCGCGCTGGTGCTGGGCGAGGCGGCGGACATCTGCGTCCGGGGCCGCAGGGCGGCCACCGAGGGGCGCGGTTCCGGGCGTTTCTGGTACGCCCGGATGTCCGCGCCGCGGCTGTGGTGGCACCGGCTGGCAGCCCATGCCGGCCCGAGGTCCGTGCACTTCCAGAACGCCGTACGGATCGCCCTCGCGCTCGCGGTGGCCCGGACGATCGCGGGGCTGGACACCCTGCCGCACGGCTTCTGGGCGATGCTGGCGGTGCTCAGCCTGACCCGCACCACTGCCGTGCAGACCCGCCACACCGTGCGCAGCGCCCTGGTCGGCACCTGCGTCGGCGCGCTGGCGGCCGGCGGCGTCCTGACCCTGGCCGGCACGGCGAGCACCGCGTACGCGTTCATCCTGCCGCCGCTGATGCTCGTCGCCTTCGCCACCGGCCCGCTGCACGGTGTCGGGTGGGGGCAGGCGATGTTCACGAACGTGGTCGCGATGGCGTTCGCCCAGTTGGCGCCCTCCGACTGGCGGCTGGCCGAGTACCGGTTCCTGGACGTGCTGATCGGGAGCGTCATCGGACTGGCCTGCGGTCTGCTGGCGTGGCCGCGCGGTGCCCATGACGAGCTGGGCAGGGCCGTTGCCCGGTTGCTGCGGGCCGCCGCCGCCGAGGTCGCGGCCACCACCCGCGGTAGCGGGGGCCCCGGGCCCGCCGGGGCCGGGGAGGCCGGGGAGCCCGAGGAGTCCGAGGTCCGGCGGGCGCTGGTGCTCACGGAGTCCGCGTACGCGCAGTACCAGGGCGAGGCCCAGCGCCCGGCGGGCCCGGGCGCCGACTGGCAGAGCGCCCTGATGGCCGGGCACCACGTCCTGTGGGGCTCCCGGCGGGTCCGTGCGGCGGGCGGGGGGCCGCCGGCGCCGGTCGCGGAGCGGCGGGTCGGGGAGTACGGGGCGTGGGTGGCGGAGGGGCTGCGGACCGCCGCCGAGCGCTATGACGTGCCCCGGAGCTCGGCCGGTCCTGCGGGGCGTTCCCCCGCGGGCGCCGGGCCCCGGACCTCGGATTCCTCACTCGACGCCCCTCCGCGCTACTACACGGCGGTGGCCTGGCTCGACTTCCTCACCGCGGATCTGGTCCGGATGGCCGCGTCCCATCCGGCCCAGCGTCTGGTGACCCCGTGA
- a CDS encoding DUF4230 domain-containing protein, giving the protein METSSRTSEQPVTPQRRGRMPWWALVAGGLALLVALFVVAGRFSLLPGLGGLFGEDTRDRSGPALLKSIQDMHRYEGAVGNFQVVVDLEKDAAFLPDAIRGTRTLYVGAGAVSGYVELGGLGEKSVTVNDDRTEASIRLPHATLGPAALDPDRSYAVSKQRGLLDRLGDFFSDNPAGEQAVQRLAVQHITEAARDSGLAARAEQNTTAMLEGLLRSLGFRKVSVSYG; this is encoded by the coding sequence ATGGAGACCTCTTCGCGTACCTCCGAGCAGCCGGTCACCCCGCAGCGCCGGGGCAGGATGCCGTGGTGGGCACTGGTGGCCGGGGGACTGGCCCTGCTCGTGGCGTTGTTCGTGGTCGCGGGTCGTTTCAGCCTGCTCCCGGGCCTCGGCGGGCTGTTCGGCGAGGACACCCGGGACCGCTCCGGTCCCGCACTGCTCAAGTCGATCCAGGACATGCACCGCTACGAGGGCGCGGTCGGCAACTTCCAGGTGGTGGTCGACCTGGAGAAGGACGCGGCCTTCCTGCCGGACGCGATCCGCGGGACCCGCACGCTGTACGTCGGCGCGGGCGCGGTCAGCGGATACGTCGAACTGGGCGGCCTCGGAGAGAAGAGCGTCACGGTGAACGACGACCGGACCGAAGCCTCGATCCGGCTTCCGCACGCGACCCTCGGCCCGGCCGCCCTCGACCCCGACCGCTCCTACGCCGTGTCGAAGCAGCGCGGCCTGCTGGACCGGCTCGGCGACTTCTTCTCCGACAACCCGGCCGGTGAACAGGCCGTACAGCGCCTGGCCGTCCAGCACATCACCGAGGCGGCCCGCGACAGCGGCCTCGCCGCCCGCGCGGAGCAGAACACCACGGCGATGCTGGAGGGCCTGCTGCGCTCGCTCGGCTTCCGCAAGGTGAGCGTCAGCTACGGGTGA
- a CDS encoding ZIP family metal transporter → MAGALVAGGWGLFAGAALLVGAAVGSLFRVPAQWIALIMAFGSGVLISAVSFDLMAEAYEQGGVVPTACGAVAGAAAYSLANVLLARHGARHRKRSGGRQPSEEEQPGSGNAIALGALLDGIPESVVIGTSLLGGGSVGLATVAAVFISNVPEGMASAAGMKRAGRSRTYVFTLWAVITVISGLAALAGYTLLGGASPSVLAAITAVAAGAILAMIADTMIPEAFEQAHLLTGLTTVLGFLIAFVVSHA, encoded by the coding sequence ATGGCGGGAGCGCTGGTCGCAGGAGGATGGGGACTGTTCGCCGGAGCCGCACTGCTGGTGGGCGCGGCGGTGGGATCACTGTTCCGGGTCCCCGCCCAGTGGATCGCGCTGATCATGGCCTTCGGCAGCGGGGTACTGATTTCCGCCGTGTCCTTCGACTTGATGGCCGAGGCGTACGAACAGGGCGGCGTCGTGCCCACGGCCTGCGGGGCCGTGGCGGGTGCGGCCGCATACTCCCTGGCCAACGTGCTGCTCGCCCGGCACGGAGCCCGGCACCGCAAACGGTCGGGCGGCCGCCAGCCGTCGGAGGAGGAACAGCCGGGCTCGGGCAATGCGATCGCCCTGGGCGCGCTGCTCGACGGCATCCCGGAGTCGGTGGTGATCGGCACCAGCCTGCTCGGCGGAGGCAGCGTGGGGCTGGCCACGGTCGCGGCCGTCTTCATCAGCAACGTCCCCGAAGGCATGGCCAGCGCGGCCGGCATGAAGCGGGCGGGACGCAGCCGGACCTACGTCTTCACGCTGTGGGCGGTCATCACGGTGATCTCCGGCCTCGCGGCACTGGCCGGATACACGCTCCTCGGCGGTGCGTCCCCGAGCGTCTTGGCGGCGATCACCGCGGTGGCCGCAGGGGCCATCCTCGCCATGATCGCGGACACCATGATCCCTGAGGCGTTCGAGCAGGCGCACCTCCTCACCGGGCTCACCACGGTGCTGGGGTTCCTGATCGCCTTCGTCGTGTCCCACGCCTGA
- a CDS encoding aromatic acid exporter family protein produces the protein MAVTHGPARRMYAAAREAAAYVRRGVGSPGAERDDLIRQAKTVVAAMAAWALAHRLLPPTVTTFAPFTAILALQATLYRSVRECVRYLGAMVLGAALAAGLATQLGIHAWSFGLLALLALMIGRVRHLGSQGLQVAVVGFFAFTSGHGRIDYIGHLAGSVALGALCGLSAHLLLAPARHVRHRQQAVADLYGRLRHVVTELAAAAGEGDGPTGEQVGRWRRACDRVAADAPHVQASVDAEAENSRLNPRRADGRDGEVLPRAQEAGAAAGRSAAHLHSLLRSLSSSVDSGHYARVPPRFLSGYGALLDTVAAAMEEVGRPARTDRRELDALVDEGLTLHEDLEYAAQQDTGVPAPVRTLCGALLTDASRLLHELRGALPEPAGTRGQR, from the coding sequence ATGGCCGTGACCCATGGTCCGGCACGCCGGATGTACGCGGCGGCACGCGAGGCCGCCGCGTACGTGCGCAGAGGCGTCGGATCGCCGGGCGCCGAACGTGACGACTTGATCCGGCAGGCGAAGACGGTGGTGGCGGCGATGGCCGCCTGGGCGCTGGCACACCGCCTCCTGCCGCCGACGGTCACGACGTTCGCGCCGTTCACCGCGATCCTCGCCCTCCAGGCCACGCTCTACCGTTCGGTGCGCGAATGCGTCCGCTACCTCGGGGCGATGGTGCTCGGCGCGGCCCTGGCCGCCGGGCTCGCGACCCAACTGGGCATCCACGCCTGGTCCTTCGGCCTGCTCGCCCTCCTCGCGCTCATGATCGGGCGCGTACGGCATCTCGGCTCCCAGGGGCTCCAGGTCGCCGTCGTCGGCTTCTTCGCCTTCACCTCCGGCCACGGCCGCATCGACTACATCGGCCACCTCGCCGGTTCGGTCGCGCTCGGCGCGCTCTGCGGACTGTCGGCGCACCTGCTGCTCGCGCCGGCCCGGCACGTACGCCACCGCCAGCAGGCGGTGGCCGACCTGTACGGGAGGCTGCGGCACGTGGTCACCGAGCTGGCGGCGGCCGCCGGGGAGGGCGACGGCCCGACCGGGGAGCAGGTCGGGCGGTGGCGGCGCGCCTGCGACCGGGTGGCGGCGGACGCGCCGCACGTCCAGGCGTCGGTCGACGCCGAAGCCGAGAACAGCCGCCTCAATCCCCGCCGGGCCGACGGCCGGGACGGGGAGGTCCTGCCGCGCGCCCAGGAGGCCGGCGCTGCGGCCGGCCGCAGCGCCGCGCACCTGCACTCGCTGCTGCGGAGCCTGTCCTCCTCCGTCGACAGCGGCCACTACGCCCGTGTGCCGCCCCGGTTCCTGTCCGGCTACGGCGCCCTCCTGGACACCGTCGCCGCGGCCATGGAGGAGGTCGGCCGGCCCGCCCGGACCGACCGGCGGGAACTCGACGCCCTCGTCGACGAGGGGCTGACCCTCCACGAGGACCTGGAGTACGCGGCCCAGCAGGACACCGGTGTACCCGCCCCGGTACGGACGCTGTGCGGCGCGCTCCTCACCGACGCCAGCCGCCTGCTCCACGAGCTGCGCGGCGCGCTCCCCGAACCCGCCGGCACCCGAGGTCAGCGGTAG
- a CDS encoding GNAT family N-acetyltransferase gives MIAPIAPVVPAGRMSGGGQPSFRLASGFVLRPWRPADADVLVASCRDPEVRQWNRPVDLTPDAAVGKIARWRQGWQAEEAAIWAVCRSEEGRPVGLIGLADMDLRAGGAEFLYWLLPDGRGHGVMVDATVRISRWAVDELGLHRLRITHSVANPASCRVATRAGFPLEGVMRSALLHADGWHDEHLRARVQGDPWPSDDTR, from the coding sequence ATGATCGCTCCGATAGCCCCCGTGGTTCCGGCCGGCCGGATGAGTGGCGGCGGGCAGCCCTCCTTCCGCCTCGCGAGTGGCTTCGTGTTGCGTCCGTGGCGGCCCGCCGACGCCGACGTCCTCGTGGCCTCCTGCCGCGACCCCGAGGTCCGGCAGTGGAACCGGCCCGTGGACCTCACGCCGGACGCGGCGGTCGGGAAGATCGCGCGCTGGCGACAGGGCTGGCAGGCCGAAGAAGCCGCGATCTGGGCGGTCTGCCGCTCCGAGGAGGGCCGGCCCGTGGGGCTGATCGGGCTGGCCGACATGGATCTGCGGGCCGGCGGCGCCGAGTTCCTGTACTGGCTGCTGCCGGACGGGCGGGGACACGGGGTCATGGTCGACGCGACGGTCCGGATCAGCCGCTGGGCCGTGGACGAACTGGGCCTGCACCGCCTGCGGATCACGCATTCCGTTGCCAACCCGGCGTCGTGCAGGGTCGCGACGAGGGCGGGTTTCCCGTTGGAGGGCGTGATGCGCAGCGCCCTGCTCCACGCCGACGGGTGGCACGACGAGCACCTTCGCGCACGCGTCCAGGGCGATCCCTGGCCGTCCGACGACACCCGATGA